A genomic region of Rhodococcus pyridinivorans contains the following coding sequences:
- a CDS encoding WS/DGAT/MGAT family O-acyltransferase, with product MSPTDSMFLLGESRDHPMHVGGLLLFQSPEGKDASDLKSMFAEALAREEPAGPLWRKRPTRSLFTLGQWAWEDDPRFSIDYHVRFNALPSPGTMDDLWELVSRLHASLLDRTRPLWEMHLIEGLADGRYALYVKIHHAVADGVGAMRLLRRALSTDPGRTDMPAPWAVADAQSSSRSVMGTAIGFPGAAVRAATGAVNDAVNVVSEAVALVPALVGTVDRALHNRGGSLSLGAPNTILNRKISGSRRFAARSWPIERLRMAAKAADATLNDVVLELSGGALRAYLSEHDALPEDSLVAMVPVSLRQSRSSSGNEIGILMCTLGTQCVDPVERLARVRGSMIEGKHAMNSMSKLGRLATSAVGVAPLAVGVLTGNRALPRPPFNVIVSNVPGPDAPLYWNGARVDALYPLSVPVDGQALNITCTSTDDEIAFGLTACGRTVPDLVWLLDRFDEELEALESALGVRVEVDDEESGEDDAGND from the coding sequence ATGTCACCGACCGACTCGATGTTCCTGCTCGGCGAGTCGCGCGACCACCCGATGCATGTCGGCGGTCTCCTGCTGTTCCAGTCGCCGGAGGGCAAGGACGCGAGTGACCTGAAGTCGATGTTCGCCGAGGCGCTCGCCCGGGAGGAACCCGCCGGGCCGCTGTGGCGCAAGCGGCCCACCCGCTCGCTGTTCACCCTCGGGCAGTGGGCCTGGGAGGACGATCCGCGCTTCTCGATCGACTACCACGTCCGGTTCAACGCGCTGCCGTCCCCGGGCACGATGGACGATCTGTGGGAACTCGTCTCCCGCCTGCACGCGTCGCTGCTCGACCGCACCCGCCCGTTGTGGGAGATGCACCTGATCGAAGGGCTGGCCGACGGTCGCTACGCCCTCTACGTGAAGATCCACCACGCGGTCGCCGACGGGGTGGGGGCGATGCGCCTGCTGCGCCGTGCGCTCAGCACCGACCCGGGCCGCACCGACATGCCGGCCCCGTGGGCGGTCGCAGACGCGCAGTCGTCGAGCCGCTCGGTGATGGGTACCGCGATCGGGTTCCCCGGCGCCGCCGTCCGTGCGGCGACCGGTGCGGTGAACGATGCAGTGAACGTCGTGTCCGAGGCGGTCGCTCTGGTTCCGGCGCTCGTCGGCACCGTCGACCGTGCCCTGCACAATCGCGGTGGTTCGTTGTCGCTGGGCGCTCCGAACACGATCCTCAACCGGAAGATCTCCGGATCGCGCAGATTCGCGGCCCGATCCTGGCCGATCGAGCGACTGCGAATGGCGGCCAAGGCGGCCGACGCGACGCTCAACGACGTCGTCCTCGAACTGTCCGGTGGGGCGTTGCGGGCGTATCTCTCCGAACACGATGCGCTGCCGGAGGATTCGCTGGTGGCGATGGTCCCGGTCTCGTTGCGTCAGAGCAGGAGCTCGTCGGGCAACGAGATCGGCATTCTCATGTGCACGCTCGGGACGCAGTGCGTGGATCCGGTAGAACGTCTTGCGCGCGTGCGTGGTTCGATGATCGAGGGCAAGCACGCGATGAACTCGATGTCGAAGCTCGGTCGTCTCGCGACGAGCGCGGTGGGTGTGGCGCCTCTGGCGGTGGGAGTACTTACCGGCAACCGGGCGCTGCCGCGGCCGCCGTTCAACGTGATCGTCTCGAACGTGCCGGGTCCCGATGCGCCGTTGTACTGGAACGGTGCGCGCGTCGACGCGTTGTATCCGCTGTCGGTGCCCGTCGACGGGCAGGCGCTGAACATCACGTGCACGAGCACCGACGACGAGATCGCCTTCGGTCTCACGGCGTGCGGTCGCACGGTCCCGGATCTCGTCTGGCTGCTCGATCGCTTCGACGAGGAACTCGAGGCGCTGGAATCCGCCCTCGGCGTCCGGGTGGAGGTCGACGACGAGGAGAGCGGGGAGGACGACGCCGGGAACGACTGA
- a CDS encoding alpha/beta fold hydrolase — MLTLTPARIAAAPFRLGTAAIAGWSGYLAGLVRRGATPCTLISDANRYSRALTSATPPRWTTDWPVVRRWPLGGLRDCSTSDPARDEIPTLLLPPQAGTHSCIVDHSADRSQVEALRAGGLTRLHCLDWAPATLATDGCSIDEHLAVVAEAVDHLGGRVNLIGDSQGGWLGTVYAALHPERVHSLTVAGAPIDFHVDQPALSVLARAPHGAAATTIDFWYGAARTVGVPTTDPIGEIERAMTLLALLHDPDEVARWEAERHWFTWKQEIPSAFRAWIMRHLFVGNELVAGSMKAEGRVVDLAAVDCPVHLIAGSADPIATPRQVTTLAEYVSTPPQRITTTVADAGHIGLFIGRRTLTEVWTPHARRVAATA; from the coding sequence ATGCTGACACTGACACCAGCCCGGATCGCCGCGGCCCCGTTTCGTCTCGGGACCGCGGCGATCGCCGGCTGGAGCGGCTATCTCGCCGGCCTCGTACGACGCGGCGCCACGCCGTGCACGCTGATCTCCGACGCGAACCGGTACAGCCGCGCCCTGACATCGGCCACGCCGCCGCGCTGGACCACGGACTGGCCGGTCGTGCGCCGGTGGCCCCTCGGAGGTCTGCGTGATTGCAGCACCTCCGACCCCGCACGCGACGAGATCCCGACGCTGCTGTTGCCGCCGCAGGCGGGCACCCATTCGTGCATCGTCGACCATTCCGCCGACCGCAGTCAGGTCGAAGCCCTCCGAGCCGGTGGCCTGACCCGCCTGCACTGTCTCGACTGGGCGCCCGCGACCCTCGCGACGGACGGCTGCTCGATCGACGAGCACCTGGCGGTCGTCGCCGAGGCCGTCGACCATCTCGGTGGCCGGGTGAACCTGATCGGCGACAGCCAGGGCGGGTGGCTCGGCACGGTCTACGCGGCGTTGCATCCCGAGCGCGTGCACTCGCTGACCGTGGCGGGAGCACCCATCGACTTCCACGTCGACCAGCCGGCGTTGTCGGTGCTGGCCCGCGCGCCCCACGGTGCCGCGGCCACAACGATCGACTTCTGGTACGGGGCGGCTCGGACCGTCGGAGTGCCGACCACCGATCCGATCGGTGAGATCGAACGAGCGATGACGCTGCTCGCCCTGCTCCACGATCCCGACGAAGTGGCGCGCTGGGAGGCCGAACGGCACTGGTTCACGTGGAAGCAGGAGATCCCTTCGGCCTTCCGCGCGTGGATAATGCGCCACCTGTTCGTGGGCAACGAACTCGTCGCCGGCAGCATGAAGGCCGAAGGACGCGTCGTCGATCTCGCGGCCGTCGACTGCCCGGTCCATCTGATCGCCGGCTCCGCCGACCCGATCGCGACTCCCCGGCAGGTCACCACGCTCGCGGAGTACGTATCGACCCCGCCGCAGAGGATCACCACCACCGTCGCCGACGCCGGTCACATCGGGCTGTTCATCGGCCGCCGCACCCTCACCGAAGTGTGGACGCCGCACGCCCGCCGTGTGGCGGCGACGGCCTGA
- a CDS encoding PHA/PHB synthase family protein translates to MRTFLGDVTIGSGPFTQFWSCSVLNHLQKKLTSSLDPIGWGPAVASVAGRAVKNPRAVAGATTEYATRLANIPAAATRVWNAADPQPPMPLDSKDRRFSDAAWKENPAYFSLLQSYLATREYVEDLADAGSGDPVQDGKARQFANLMFDALAPSNFLINPGVLVRALDTGGASLFRGAKYAIEDVVHRKGLPLKVDREAFTLGENMAATPGKVVFRNDLIEVIQYAPQTGEVHEIPILAAPPWINKYYILDLAPQRSLIEWAVQHNRTVFAISYRNPDESMHEITMDDYYRQGVAAALDAVEEITGSSRIEVLSICLGGAMAAMAAARMGRLGDKRISAFTMLNTLLDYSEVGELALLTDAATLDRVEFRMSKQGFLSGNEMAGSFDMIRARDLIFNYWVSRWMKGEKPAAFDILAWNEDSTRMPAKMHSHYLRSLYGRNELARGVYELDGEVLDLSDITCDTYVVGAINDHIVPWTSSYKATGLLGGSVRYVLTSGGHVAGAVNPPNPKAWFEAVGAPDGEKLPTLPEDPKAWSEKATRTAGSWWEDWTAWSTKRAGELVAPPAMGSAQHPPRCDAPGTYVFE, encoded by the coding sequence ATGCGCACCTTTCTCGGCGACGTCACCATCGGCTCCGGACCATTCACCCAGTTCTGGAGTTGCTCGGTGCTCAACCATCTGCAGAAGAAGCTCACCTCCTCCCTCGACCCGATCGGGTGGGGACCGGCCGTCGCATCCGTCGCCGGCCGTGCAGTGAAGAATCCGCGGGCCGTGGCCGGCGCGACCACGGAGTACGCCACCCGCCTGGCGAACATCCCGGCAGCGGCGACACGCGTGTGGAACGCCGCCGATCCGCAGCCCCCGATGCCGCTGGATTCGAAGGACCGCCGGTTCTCCGATGCCGCCTGGAAGGAGAACCCGGCCTACTTCTCGCTGCTGCAGAGCTATCTCGCCACCCGCGAGTACGTCGAGGATCTCGCCGACGCCGGCTCGGGCGATCCCGTGCAGGACGGCAAGGCCCGCCAGTTCGCGAACTTGATGTTCGACGCACTCGCCCCCTCGAACTTCCTCATCAACCCGGGTGTGCTCGTGCGCGCGCTCGACACCGGTGGCGCAAGCCTGTTCCGCGGCGCGAAGTACGCCATCGAGGACGTCGTGCACCGGAAGGGCCTGCCGCTCAAGGTCGACCGCGAGGCGTTCACCCTCGGCGAGAACATGGCCGCGACCCCCGGCAAGGTCGTCTTCCGCAACGACCTCATCGAGGTCATCCAGTACGCCCCCCAGACCGGTGAGGTGCACGAGATCCCGATCCTGGCGGCGCCACCGTGGATCAACAAGTACTACATCCTCGATCTCGCGCCGCAGCGCAGCCTCATCGAGTGGGCCGTGCAGCACAACCGCACCGTGTTCGCGATCTCGTACCGCAACCCGGACGAGTCGATGCACGAGATCACGATGGACGACTACTACCGGCAGGGTGTCGCGGCGGCTCTCGACGCCGTCGAGGAGATCACCGGATCCTCGCGTATCGAGGTGCTGTCGATCTGCCTGGGCGGCGCGATGGCGGCAATGGCCGCGGCCCGCATGGGCAGGCTGGGCGACAAGCGGATCAGCGCGTTCACGATGCTCAACACACTCCTGGACTACAGCGAGGTCGGCGAGCTGGCACTGCTGACCGACGCGGCCACACTCGACCGCGTCGAGTTCCGGATGAGCAAGCAGGGCTTCCTCTCCGGCAACGAGATGGCCGGCAGCTTCGACATGATCCGCGCGCGCGATCTGATCTTCAACTACTGGGTGTCGCGGTGGATGAAGGGCGAGAAGCCCGCCGCCTTCGACATCCTCGCGTGGAACGAGGACAGCACCCGCATGCCGGCGAAGATGCACTCGCACTACCTGCGGTCGCTGTACGGCCGCAACGAGCTCGCGCGCGGCGTGTACGAGCTCGACGGCGAGGTCCTCGACCTGTCGGACATCACGTGCGACACCTATGTGGTGGGCGCGATCAACGACCACATCGTGCCGTGGACGTCATCGTATAAGGCCACGGGCCTGCTCGGCGGGTCGGTCCGGTACGTCCTGACCAGCGGCGGCCATGTGGCCGGCGCGGTCAATCCCCCCAACCCGAAGGCCTGGTTCGAGGCCGTCGGCGCGCCCGACGGCGAGAAGCTGCCGACGCTGCCCGAGGACCCGAAGGCGTGGTCGGAGAAGGCCACTCGCACCGCCGGGTCGTGGTGGGAGGACTGGACCGCATGGTCGACGAAGCGCGCCGGTGAGCTGGTCGCTCCCCCGGCGATGGGCAGCGCGCAGCATCCGCCGCGGTGCGATGCCCCGGGAACCTATGTCTTCGAGTGA
- a CDS encoding helix-turn-helix domain-containing protein: MDEDESRPSTLGELIRRQRELAELPMRQLAAMVGISNPYLSQIERNLRAPSERVLQAIAEQLHLSADTLATHAQADDGAESAVLRAIREDPDLTNPQRRSLEEMYEAFREVTVARRRRGGGREPDEK; the protein is encoded by the coding sequence ATGGACGAGGACGAGTCGCGCCCGAGCACGTTGGGCGAATTGATCCGCCGCCAGCGTGAGCTCGCAGAACTGCCCATGCGTCAACTCGCGGCGATGGTGGGCATTTCGAATCCGTACCTGTCGCAGATCGAGCGGAACCTGCGGGCGCCGAGCGAGCGTGTGCTGCAAGCGATCGCCGAACAGTTGCACCTGTCAGCGGACACCCTCGCGACCCACGCGCAGGCCGACGACGGAGCGGAGTCCGCGGTCCTGCGGGCGATCCGCGAGGATCCCGACCTGACCAATCCCCAACGGCGTTCGCTCGAGGAGATGTACGAGGCGTTCCGCGAGGTCACCGTCGCGCGCCGTCGGCGTGGTGGAGGACGCGAACCCGACGAGAAGTGA